The window CATGATCGTGTTCCACGTCGGCTACCATTCGCTCGTGGGCGGCGCAGTCGTTGTGGGCGGGGTGGACCTGGGCCATGTCGTCATCGACCTGGCGCTGCTCGTCGCGCTGGGCGCAGTGGCGCTTTACGCGAACCGGGTCTACCCGCTCTGGCTCACCGCAGCCCAGCTGATCTCGGTTTTCTCCTACGCCTATCGGTATCTCGATGGCGAAGGGGAGCTTGGGCGAGGGCCCTACGATGTCATGGCGACACTGCCCTTCTACCTGTGCGTGCTCTTTGCCTGGGTGGGCTTCGTGCGCCATGTCCTGCGCCAGCGGCGCCATGGCGATTATCCGTCCTGGAGTAGGGCCACGGCCGGCCGGCACAGCGGCGAGCCGGTCCGCAACTGACCGCGCATGGCGACCATCCCGTCGGCGGGATGCGCGGGGTGCACGCAAATTCTCCAAATAGTCTTCGAAAAAACAAAAAGAAATGCCATCTGCAGGATGGAACATTCAGGGGCTTTCGATTTATTCCCCTGTGGCGCACGCCTTCCTGTTGTCTGGAGAGACTGTTTTGACCGAGATCCTGTCCATGCCCACCACGCCTTTCGACGGGCAGAAGCCGGGAACGTCCGGCCTGCGCAAGAAGGTGAAGGTATTCCAGCAGCCGGGCTATGCGGAGAATTTCATCCAGTCGGTCTTCGACGTGGTCGAAAAGGGCGAGGCGGCGACGCTGGTCCTGGGCGGGGACGGACGCTTTCACAACCGCACCGTGATCCAGCAGGCGATCCGCATGGCCGCGGCCAACGGCTATGCGCGCGTGCTGGTGGGGCAGGGCGGTATCCTCTCGACCCCGGCGGCCAGCCACGTGATCCGCAAGTACAAGGCAAGCGGCGGTCTTGTCCTCTCGGCCAGCCACAACCCCGGCGGACCGGACGAGGACTTCGGCATCAAGTACAACATTGCCAACGGCGGCCCGGCACCTGAAGGCGTGACCGGCGCGATCCATGCCCGCACGCAGGAGATCGACCGCTGGCTGACGATCGAGGCCGAGGACGTCGATCTCGACACCGTGGGCATCGTCGAAGTGGGCGACATGAACGTCCAGATCATCGATCCGGTCGCCGACTACGCCGATCTCATGGAGGACCTGTTTGACTTCGCCGCGATCCGCAAGATCGTGGCCTCGGGTTTCACCATGCGCTTCGACGCGATGAGCGCAGTGACCGGCCCCTATGCCAAGGAGATCCTGGAAGGCCGCCTGGGCTTTGCCGAGGGCACAGTCGTGAATGGCACGCCGCTGGAAGACTTCGGCGGTCACCATCCCGATCCCAATCTGATCCACGCAAAGGACCTCTACGAGTTGATGATGGGCGAGGGCGCGCCCGATCTGGGGGCGGCGTCCGACGGCGATGGCGATCGCAACCTCATCATCGGCCGTGGGCGTTTCATCACCCCGTCCGATTCGCTGGCCATGCTGGCCGCCAACATCGAATGCGCGCCCGCCTACAAGGGCCGCCTGACCGGCATTGCCCGCTCGATGCCGACGAGCGCGGCGGCGGACCGCGTCGCCGAGGCGCTGGGCGTGCCCGCCTTCGAGACGCCGACCGGCTGGAAGTTCTTCGGCAATCTCCTCGATGCCGGCATGGCGACGATCTGCGGCGAGGAAAGCGCTGGCACCGGCTCGGATCACGTGCGCGAAAAGGACGGCCTGTGGGCGGTCCTGCTCTGGCTCAACATCCTCGCCGTGCGCGAAATCTCGGTCGATGACCTCGCCAAGGCCCACTGGGCCCGCTTCGGGCGCAACTACTACGCGCGCCACGACTACGAAGGGATCGAGAAGGAGGGCGCCGACGCGCTCATGGCCGCGCTGATGGACGAACTGGAGGCGCTGCCCGGGCAGGAGTTCGGCGATCTCGTCGTCGGGGAAGCCGATAGCTTCTCCTACACCGATCCGGTCGACGGCTCGGTCAGCGCCAACCAGGGCATCCGCATCCTCTTTGTGGGCGGCAGCCGGGTGGTTTTCCGCCTTTCCGGGACCGGGACGGCGGGGGCGACCTTGCGCGTTTACCTCGAGAACTACGTGCCCCCCTCGGGCGATCTCGATGCCGAGACCGGCGCGATGCTGAAGGCCCAGATCGATGCGGCCGAAGCTGTCGCCGGGATTGCCCGCTTTACGGGCCGCACCGCGCCCGACGTCATTACCTGATCGAGAAGTCGGGGCAGGGCGCCTGCTCCGCTCCTTGTTGCCCGCAGGACACGCTCTCTCGCGGTTTACGGGCAACAAGGGAATCTTCCTTTCCCGGAGGTCGCAATTCGTTAGGGCAGGCCCCCTCAAGCCGGGGCGGTGTTCGATCCCGGTTGCCTACCGTTTTCAGGGATCGCCGTACCTTCCATGTTGACCTTCGTGACCCGCCCCGCCGGTGCCCGCGCGCCGCGCGCGGCCCTTGCCGTCTCCGCCGCCGCTCTTGTCCTTTTCGCCAGCCCCGCGCAGGCGACCGACGGGTACTTCCTCAACGGTTCGGGGGCGAAGGCAAAAGGCGCGGGCGGGGTCGGCATCGCGATGCCGCAGGACGCGCTCGCCATTGCCGCCAACCCGGCTGCGGCCACCTCGCTCGGCCACCGTCTCGACATCGGCGTCGAGATCTTCGTGCCGGACCGGGGCGCGGAGATCGCGGGCAATGGTGCCGGGCTCGACGGGCGCTATTCGGGCAATGGGAGCAATCCCTTCGTGCTCCCCGAGATCGGCTATGTCCGCCCGCTGTCGGACCGTGTGGCACTTGGCCTCGCGATCAACGGCAACGGGGGCATGAACACCCATTACAAGGCCAACCCCTTCGCCAGCTTCGGGGCACAAGGGGTCGCCGGCGTCAACCTCCAGCAGATCCAGATTTCGCCGACACTGGCGGTCGAGGTCGTACCCGGCCATTCGCTCGGCGTGTCGCCGGTGATCGTGCTGCAGGGCTTCGAGATGACCGGCGCACAGCCTTTCGCGGGCTATTCGCAGGCCCCTGCCAACTTCACCAACCGGGGCACGGACTGGTCGGCGGGCGTAGGCGTTCGCCTCGGCTATCTCGGCCAGCTCACGCCGTTCCTGAAGGTCGGCGGGTTCTACCAGTCCAAGGTCAAGACCGGCGATTTCGACCGCTACGCCGGGCTCTTCGCCGATGGCGGCAGCTTCGATGTGCCCGAGGCCTGGGGGCTGGGCGCCGCGCTCACGCCGGTTCCGGCGCTGACGCTGGGCGCCGATTACAAGCGCATCAACTATGGGGGTGTCGCGGCGGTCGGCAATCCCATCGACGTGCTCTTCCAGGGGCGTCCTTTCGGGTCCGACGGCGGCCCCGGCTTTGGCTGGCGCAATGTTGACGTGTGGAAGCTGGGCGCTGTCTACACCGCGTCCGACAGGCTGACCCTGCGCGCAGGCTATGGCCGCTCGGACAACCCGGTGCCGCGCGCGCAGACGCTCCTCAACATCTTCGCGCCGGGCGTCGTGCGCAGCCACTACACGCTGGGCGCGACGTTCGCCCTCTCGGACCGCGCCGAGGTGACCGGCTACGCCATGCGCGCGCCGCGCCAGACGGTGCGCGGCGAGGGCTCGATCCCGGCGCCGTTCGGCGGCGGCGAGGCGGACGTGTCGCTGGCGGAAACCTCGGTAGGGTTCTCGCTGGGGCTGAAGCTTTGAAGCGGGCCATCGCCCCTTGACCCCGAAATCGGCGACCTCACCATTCTCAGCCAGGGCAGCGTGCGAGAGGTGAGCTCGCCAGTTCCGGGAGCCCGAGGGCGATGGCCCTCGGAATCATCTTTTTCCGATCTGTCTAACCGGACGGCGGATCGGCCGGACCTTTGCGCGCCGTGTCCAGCGCCGCGATCCTCTCGCTGATTGGCGCCTCCTCCAGCCATTCCCCAAGTGGCCGCGTCAGGCGTCGGCGCCAGTTGGGGTGCTCGGTGACGGTGCCGGGCAGGTTGGGCTGTTCGCTTTCGCCCAGGATGTCCTCAAGCGGCGCGATAGCGAGCCCGGCCGGGCTCCTGCCGATATGGGCGAGGGCGGCTTTCAGGACCGGGGCGGGATCACAGGGCTCGGGGCGCGGCGCGGCGTCGTGGGTGAGACAGGCCCACAGGAGCCCGCGGTCCCACGCGCGCTTGGCTTCGGCGTCCGCGCGCGTGGTGGCTTCGGGCAGGCGGCCCAGGTCCTGCGCCCAGTCGAGGTCGCGCCCGCGCCACCAGCCCGCGATGGTCGCGGTGTCGTGCGTGCCGGTCATCGCCACGCTGTCGGCGGGGTAGTCGCCCGCGCCGATGAAGCCTTCGTCGGCGGCGCGCTCGAACCACAGCACGCGCATGTCGAGGAGGCGGCGTTCCTCCAGCGCACCAAGGAAACCGAAGGGCGCGGTGCCCAGGTTCTCGGCGATGAGGAGCGCGCCTGCGCGGTGGGCTTCCAGGACGGCGAGGCGCAGCATGTCCTCGAAGGGGTAGGCGAGGTATGCGCCTTCGCCCGGACCTTCGCCTTCCGGGATCACCCAGAGCCGGGCCATGCCGAAGGCGTGGTCGATGCGCAGCGCGCCGGTGCGCGAGAGCGCCGCGCGCAGCATCGCGATCCAGGGCGCATAGCCGGTGCGCTGCAAGCCCTGCGGCGAAAAGCCCGTCAGCGTCCAGTTCTGGCCGAGCGGGCCGAGCGGATCGGGCGGCGCGCCGATGGTGAGCCCCTCCAGCATCGCGCCCTGCAGCGCCCAGGCATCGGCGCCTGCGCTGTGGACGCCCACGGCCAGATCACCGACGAGCCCGATCGCCATGCCCGCCGCCTTCGCGCGCGCCTGCACGGCGTCGAGCCCCCTGGTTGTCAGCCACTGCGTGAAAACGTGGAAGGCGACATCCTCGGCGTGGGTTTCGGCAAAGTGCGCGGCGCCCTTGCCGTGGGGATCGCGGTGCTTGGCAGGCCAATCCTGCCAGCGCGTGCGCCCCTTGGCGCGGTGGTGGGTGTCGAGCGCGTCGAACAGGGCCTGGCGCTGGAGGCTTTCATCCCCAGCGGTCTTGGCGGCGATGCGCGCGCGCGTCGCGGAATCGAGCCCGTCGAACAGCGCGCGCAGGGCGCCGTGCTGGGCGGGCAGGGCCTTTTCCCAGTCGATGAAGGCAGCCTCGCTGTCATCGGGCAGATCGAGCGGAGGGAGCCCTGCCAGTTCGGGCGCGGCGAGCGCGGTGTTGAGGTGGAGGCGGCTCGAAGGGGAATAGGGACTGTACCCTGCACCCAGCCCTGCAAAGAGGGCGTGGACCGGGTTGATCGCCAGCGCGTCGGCCCCGCGCGCGGCGAAGAGCTCCACGGCCTCGGCCAGATCGGCGAGCGTGCCGTAGCGCGGCCCGCTTCGCGCCGAACGCAGGGCCGGGATCTGCACCGCCGGGCCCCAGAGACGCTCTCCCTGGCGCGCTTCAGGCAGGACGTCGGCCAGCGTCGGGCTGCGGGCCGGCGCAACCGCGAGGGTCAGCTCGTGGCCGTAGAGGCTGACGCGGTGGTAACCCGGTGTGTCGATCGCTGGCAGGACCCCGGCTTCGAGCGCGATGTCCTGCTCCTCGCCATTCTCGGAAGTCAGCCGCGCGTGGGTGAGGCTGGCAGGAAGCGGGGTTAGCCGACCGACCTCGGTGACGAGCATGGCGGGCAGGCTGCGTGCCGCAATGGCAAGGCGCGCGTGGCTGCGGGCGATCGCCTGATCGGTGTCGCAAGGGTACCCCAGAGCCGTGACGATGCGGGCGAGCGCGGTATCCGACACGGTCTGGTCACGGCCCTCGACATCGCGCCAGTGCCGCGAAAGGCCGAGCGCCTGCGCAAGCGCATGGAGCGAGGAGGCCGGATCGCCCGGATCGGGAGCAGGGGCGCACGGGTCGGGGGAAGGCTCCAAGGCGGTCTCCAGCCACAGCGCCAGGCGGCGCCGGGGCAAGCCTACCTGCAATCAGGGGGGATCGGCAATCGTCTTGATCGGCGCAGGCGGCCATGCCGGGCGCGTGGTTATCCCCTGCTATCGACACGCTATCCTCGTGTCATCAACTGGATATCCACAGCCATATCAACACCGCCAGGTCGGGGCTCGGCCGCTTGCGCTGGTGGATGCCACGAGGACACGGTGCACTTAATTGTGCGCTAAAAGGGAGTAAGGGAAGTTTTCCAAGGGGTTATTACCCCTTGCCCCCAAAATGGGCGACCTCACCTGTCTCAGCCACGGTGGAGCGTGGAAGGTGAGGTGGACAGTTCGGGGAGCCCGAGGGCGATGGCCCTCGGACATATCTCTTTGGTCTGCTCAGACTTCGCGCAGGCGCGGCATCAGTTCCACGAAGTTGCAGGGCCGGTTGCGCGCGTCGAGCTGCTCGGCGAGGATGCCGTCCCAGCCGTCCTTGACCGCGCCGTTCGAGCCGGGAAGCGCGAAGATGTAGGTGCCGCGGCTGAGCACGGCCATCGCCCGGCTCTGCACGGTCGAGGTGCCGATGGTCTGGTAGCTGATCCAGCGGAACAGCTCGCCAAAGCCGGGGATGTCCTTTTCCTTCACCCTGTCGAGTGCCTCGGGGGTCACGTCGCGCCCGGTAAGGCCGGTGCCGCCGGTCGAGACGATGGCGTCGATGCCCTGGTCGTCGATCCAGTCGTTGAGGCGGCTGACGAGGCGCTGGGCATCGTCGCGCTCGATCGCGCGGGCAACCAGCTTGTGCCCGGCGCCCTTGATCCG is drawn from Novosphingobium decolorationis and contains these coding sequences:
- a CDS encoding alpha-D-glucose phosphate-specific phosphoglucomutase, which produces MPTTPFDGQKPGTSGLRKKVKVFQQPGYAENFIQSVFDVVEKGEAATLVLGGDGRFHNRTVIQQAIRMAAANGYARVLVGQGGILSTPAASHVIRKYKASGGLVLSASHNPGGPDEDFGIKYNIANGGPAPEGVTGAIHARTQEIDRWLTIEAEDVDLDTVGIVEVGDMNVQIIDPVADYADLMEDLFDFAAIRKIVASGFTMRFDAMSAVTGPYAKEILEGRLGFAEGTVVNGTPLEDFGGHHPDPNLIHAKDLYELMMGEGAPDLGAASDGDGDRNLIIGRGRFITPSDSLAMLAANIECAPAYKGRLTGIARSMPTSAAADRVAEALGVPAFETPTGWKFFGNLLDAGMATICGEESAGTGSDHVREKDGLWAVLLWLNILAVREISVDDLAKAHWARFGRNYYARHDYEGIEKEGADALMAALMDELEALPGQEFGDLVVGEADSFSYTDPVDGSVSANQGIRILFVGGSRVVFRLSGTGTAGATLRVYLENYVPPSGDLDAETGAMLKAQIDAAEAVAGIARFTGRTAPDVIT
- a CDS encoding OmpP1/FadL family transporter encodes the protein MLTFVTRPAGARAPRAALAVSAAALVLFASPAQATDGYFLNGSGAKAKGAGGVGIAMPQDALAIAANPAAATSLGHRLDIGVEIFVPDRGAEIAGNGAGLDGRYSGNGSNPFVLPEIGYVRPLSDRVALGLAINGNGGMNTHYKANPFASFGAQGVAGVNLQQIQISPTLAVEVVPGHSLGVSPVIVLQGFEMTGAQPFAGYSQAPANFTNRGTDWSAGVGVRLGYLGQLTPFLKVGGFYQSKVKTGDFDRYAGLFADGGSFDVPEAWGLGAALTPVPALTLGADYKRINYGGVAAVGNPIDVLFQGRPFGSDGGPGFGWRNVDVWKLGAVYTASDRLTLRAGYGRSDNPVPRAQTLLNIFAPGVVRSHYTLGATFALSDRAEVTGYAMRAPRQTVRGEGSIPAPFGGGEADVSLAETSVGFSLGLKL
- the malQ gene encoding 4-alpha-glucanotransferase — translated: MPRRRLALWLETALEPSPDPCAPAPDPGDPASSLHALAQALGLSRHWRDVEGRDQTVSDTALARIVTALGYPCDTDQAIARSHARLAIAARSLPAMLVTEVGRLTPLPASLTHARLTSENGEEQDIALEAGVLPAIDTPGYHRVSLYGHELTLAVAPARSPTLADVLPEARQGERLWGPAVQIPALRSARSGPRYGTLADLAEAVELFAARGADALAINPVHALFAGLGAGYSPYSPSSRLHLNTALAAPELAGLPPLDLPDDSEAAFIDWEKALPAQHGALRALFDGLDSATRARIAAKTAGDESLQRQALFDALDTHHRAKGRTRWQDWPAKHRDPHGKGAAHFAETHAEDVAFHVFTQWLTTRGLDAVQARAKAAGMAIGLVGDLAVGVHSAGADAWALQGAMLEGLTIGAPPDPLGPLGQNWTLTGFSPQGLQRTGYAPWIAMLRAALSRTGALRIDHAFGMARLWVIPEGEGPGEGAYLAYPFEDMLRLAVLEAHRAGALLIAENLGTAPFGFLGALEERRLLDMRVLWFERAADEGFIGAGDYPADSVAMTGTHDTATIAGWWRGRDLDWAQDLGRLPEATTRADAEAKRAWDRGLLWACLTHDAAPRPEPCDPAPVLKAALAHIGRSPAGLAIAPLEDILGESEQPNLPGTVTEHPNWRRRLTRPLGEWLEEAPISERIAALDTARKGPADPPSG
- the moaB gene encoding molybdenum cofactor biosynthesis protein B, translated to MAIDTDRTFKPINIALLTVSDTRGPENDTSGDILAERIKGAGHKLVARAIERDDAQRLVSRLNDWIDDQGIDAIVSTGGTGLTGRDVTPEALDRVKEKDIPGFGELFRWISYQTIGTSTVQSRAMAVLSRGTYIFALPGSNGAVKDGWDGILAEQLDARNRPCNFVELMPRLREV